Within Nitrospira sp. MA-1, the genomic segment GTCCAGTCATAATACCCACTTCGAGAGACGTCCAGAATGCCACACAGGAGGGTGACGGGCCAGGCCTTCTTCTGCTCAGCAATAAATTGATATCTCATGCGCTTTCCTTGGCAAAGAAGGCCGTAGCTTTTTTTAAGATGTCGCGCTCCATCCGCAGCCGACGATTCTCCGATTCGAGCTCATGGATCCGTTGTTGCTCGGTGGGGCGTTTCCTTTGTCCGGGAAAAGCTTCTGCCTTATGGGTTTCCAGTTCGTCCTTCCACCGCCCAATCAACGCGCCACTCACGCCTAAACTTCGCCCAGCGGCCGCACAACTGTAGCCATGTTCCACCACTAACGCGATTGCTTCCTGCTTAAATTCCCGACTGTGATGCCTGCGTGTTCGCTTCATTCAACACCTCGTTTCGAATTATTATATAATTCTTAACTCGGTGTCCGATATTCCAGGGGAAGATCACCTATTACCTATTAAGGGATGGGTTGTTTTCTTCCAAGCGCCGGAGATAGGGAATGAGGAATAATCCGGGCAGCGCAATTAAGGTACAGAGAAGAAAAAACCCTTCCCATCCCAACCAGGTGGCCAGAAATCCGGTGGTGGAACCGGCAAAGACGCGGGGAATCCCCATGAAACTGGTCAACAGGGCATATTGTGTGGCGGTAAAACGCTTGTTGGTGAGGCTGGCCATAAAGGCCACGAACGCAGTTTGTCCCAGTCCACTGGAAATGGTTTCAATGGCAATGACGGCAGTAAGAGTAGGGAGGTGATTGCCGGTATAGGCGAGAATGACAAACCCCGCTGTTGAAATCATTTGGAGGAATCCCAGAATAAAAAGAGAAGGCACAATCCCCATGCGATAGACCACGAGACCCCCAATCAATCCGCCTGCCATTAATGCAATCATGCCAAAAACCTTGACGATCATCGCATAGTCGGTTTTCGAGACGCCGAGATCCACCATAAATGGAGAGAGCATTTCTGACGCCATGCTATCCCCGACCTTATACAGCAGGATAAACAACAGTATGATGAGAGCGCCCGGACGGGAAAAAAAATCCAAAAACGGACCCGTGATGGCTTCCTGCCAGGACGCTGGTGGTGGTGCGGGAATGGTGGGTTCCGGGGCAAACCATGTCGTGAGAATGCCAACACTCATCATGGCGCCCATGATGAAATAGACCGCATTCCAGGAAAGGCTCTCCTGATCTGCCAGAAATAAAGCCAACGCTCCAGCGACCAACATTCCCAAGCGATAGCCATAAATAAACATGGAAGATCCAATGCCGAGTTCCTCGTTAGAGAGGGATTCACGGCGATAGGCATCCAGGACGATGTCCTGGCTGGCACTAAAAAACGCCACAAGGACACACAAGACCGCGAGGGTTGATAACTGAATTGCCGGTTGAGTCAACGCGAGTGAGGCGATGGTGATCATCAAAGCTATCTGAGTGCCCAGCATCCATCCTCGTCGTCTTCCCAGAGCAGAAGACACGAGACGGTCCATAACTGGAGCCCAGAGAAACTTGAGGGTGTAGGGGAGGCCGACTAATCCGAAAAATCCGATGGTGGTTAAATCGAGCCCTTCTTCCCGCATCCAGAATTTGAGGGTAGAGCCAATGAGCAGGAGGGGAAGACCGGAAGAAAAGCCGGTCAAGAGCATGACCAGCATTTTGGGACTGGCAAGAAGAAGGCAGAAATTTTTGAGCCAATGATCCGGCTCGGGCTGGGTGGTCATACACCAGACCTTATCAAAGAAATGGGCTTAGGTCTTCTTTAGGCTGAAGGTCTGTGAGAGGTGAGGATGCGGTTCGTGGCAGGGGTTCGATTAGTTTAAATTTGGATCAACCGGCATATGCGCATACATCGTGTATTCATCTCCGAAGGATCGAAGGACCTCGCCCCATAAGTCCTGTGAATCCTCATCAAAGACGAGATGGGGTCTGGCAGGCATCGTGAGCCAGGAGCCACTTTCCATTTCAGACTCCAACTGACCTGGTCCCCAGCCCGAATAGCCCATATATGCCCGAAACGATTCGTGTTCACCGGGAACTTCAAGAATGCGCTCCAGCGTTTCCATATTCCCGCCGAGATACACCCCGTCAAGAACCGCATGGGTATCTTCAATTTCTTCATTCAGACGGTACAGGACGAGCAAACTGTTTTTTTGAACCGGTCCTCCGGCATACACGCGATGTTCCTGGCCTTCGAGCACTGGAACTTGGGGCAGGACTTCGGCAATATTCATTTCCGTCGGACGATTGACGACAACCCCTAGGGCGCCATCGGGTCCATGCTCACAAAGCAGCACAACTGCTTGGCGGAAATTGGGATCACGCAATGCTGGAGTGGCGATGAGGAAAACCCCTTTGCCTAATGGTGTATCCATTGTCTAATCCTAACGTGCCACAGATGATCCATCAAGAGGCATTTCTTGGGAAAATGGCGGCATGGTCGTCCGTGAACCATCGTCAATCCTGAGAAATCCAACCGGTCCTCAAGCATCATGAGACTCTGAACTCCGTCCTCAGTGCCTCACAAAACCGGAGGTAGCACTACGTGTGAAAAGAGTCCTAATCCAAACCCTTCAGAAATTTGTAGAAAATATTGATATATTAATGACGGTAATCTTTAAATTCACCGGTCGCGTCATCCAATTTCAAAAAAGTCCGCATCTGCGTCTTAAGGGTTTGCCTGGCATTTTCATCCCCCAAGTTCAACTGGTACTCATTAATGACCATCGTCTTCGTCCCACCTGGACCGGCCCATTCATTCCAGCAGGTTTGACAGACTTTCTGCTTAATTTCTTCTTCCAGTTTTCCCATGAAAAGATTGTCCGTGATCGGGTCCGCGTCTTTATCGCATTTTCGGCAATGAATTTGCGCCATCCTTTTCTCCTTTTGTAAGTGATAAGCTGAAAGCCTATCAGCATTGATAGGCAAAACAATCAGGAATCCTAACACAGAAATCTCGGGTGGGAAAAGAAGTCAGAAAGGATTTCAATGCCCTGGTTTTTTGAGTGTCTTTCAGGTATGGATGTCGACCCCATGTTTCAGTCTCGTTCAAGTCAGGACGAAATTACCTTGAAGGGGAAGTTGTGAGATATATGTCACGATTGGAGAAGAGACAACATGTTACTCGCAGGAATTGATATTGGCACATTAACCTGCCGCTTGTTGGTGGCAGAAGTGAATCCACCAGGTGAGTGTACGGTTGTTGATGCGGATCGGCGAATCTTACGACTCGGGGAGGGGGTGGACCAACGCAAACGGTTATCACAAGCCGCGATGGATCGCGTTGTTTCCACACTTATAGACTGGAAAGAAAAGACCACCAAGTATCCGCTCGACGGAGTCGTAGTCGTGGCGACTAGCGCCGTGCGCGAATCAGAGAATCGTAAGGACTTTCTCGCCCGTGTCACTCAAGAAACCGGGTGGGAAGTGGAGATCTTAACGGGAGACGAGGAAGCCCGGCGAACCTTGCTGGGTATTCGTTTTGGCCTGCCTCCCGCCATTGCAAATTTTTTTGGATTGGATATTGGCGGCGGCAGTACTGAATGTATTCTGGCTCATTCCGGAATGGCTCCGGCCGTCATTTCGTTGGATCTGGGAGTGGTGCGCTTATTAGAGCGGGTGCTTCGTCTGGATCCACCCACAATCCAGGAGATTCACCAAGCAGAAGCCTGTATTGATGAGGAATTGGCCAAGGTGTCGAAAGCTTTCGGGACCTTTTCAGGCATCCCGCTGGTCGGGACGGCAGGGTCCGTCACCACACTTGCCGCGATGTCTCAAGGATTGCCGAGATATGAGTCGGCACGTGTCCATAATTATGAGTTAACGTTGTCGAGCATCAAAGGATTGGAGCAGGATCTCACCACCAAAACCGGTCCGCAACGTTTGGCCATGCCAGGGCTTGAACCCGGGCGGGAATATGTCATCGTGGCAGGCACCGTGATTCTCCGAAGAGTCATGGAAACCTTCGGCTTTGACAGATGTCTGGTCAGCGATTTTGGTCTTCGGGAAGGGATATTGGTTGATAAAGCCGGAAAATTGAAAAACTTGGGATGAGAAGGGTGGGGATGAATCCTATCGCTGGGTGTACCAGCGGAAGCCGCCGGATTCTTTGAAGGCCGGTTGTTGTCCGATGCTCATACCGCCGGGCTTTTCGACCAACAGGACTTTGAAATCCCAGAGACCGAACCAGGCCGGGTCCAAGACGTTATGGTAATGCAGGCCGGTGAGTTTGGGGAGAAGCGCACCAAGCGCCGTGCCCAGTTCTTTTTCGGTGTAGGCCCGAACGGAGAAAGGCTTCTCCAATTCACGGCAAAATCGCCTCAGGGTATAGGCTGCGCCGGTACATAAGACGTTAATGTCCCGTTTCATACCGAGCAGTTGTGGCAAAGTGCAATATTGTTCCCGGAAACCCAGCCATTTCGCAACATGGCGCAGATGACTGAATTGCACTTCATATTCAGTATGACCGGGCAATCTGACGGGAGACGGCCAATCATCTTCAATCCCGAATTCGACCAGAATGGCCCGTCCGCCCGGCTTCAGCACGCGCCAGACTTCCTGCAAAAATTGAATGGCGCCATAATTGAAAATGACTTCGTCGGGAAAGGGGGGACGGAGCGGCAGACGCATGCGCCGGATAAGGTCCAGGGCTTCATCATGTAGGGGATTCTCGCCTTTAAACGT encodes:
- a CDS encoding transposase, whose product is MKRTRRHHSREFKQEAIALVVEHGYSCAAAGRSLGVSGALIGRWKDELETHKAEAFPGQRKRPTEQQRIHELESENRRLRMERDILKKATAFFAKESA
- a CDS encoding AmpG family muropeptide MFS transporter yields the protein MTTQPEPDHWLKNFCLLLASPKMLVMLLTGFSSGLPLLLIGSTLKFWMREEGLDLTTIGFFGLVGLPYTLKFLWAPVMDRLVSSALGRRRGWMLGTQIALMITIASLALTQPAIQLSTLAVLCVLVAFFSASQDIVLDAYRRESLSNEELGIGSSMFIYGYRLGMLVAGALALFLADQESLSWNAVYFIMGAMMSVGILTTWFAPEPTIPAPPPASWQEAITGPFLDFFSRPGALIILLFILLYKVGDSMASEMLSPFMVDLGVSKTDYAMIVKVFGMIALMAGGLIGGLVVYRMGIVPSLFILGFLQMISTAGFVILAYTGNHLPTLTAVIAIETISSGLGQTAFVAFMASLTNKRFTATQYALLTSFMGIPRVFAGSTTGFLATWLGWEGFFLLCTLIALPGLFLIPYLRRLEENNPSLNR
- a CDS encoding YqgE/AlgH family protein, with the protein product MDTPLGKGVFLIATPALRDPNFRQAVVLLCEHGPDGALGVVVNRPTEMNIAEVLPQVPVLEGQEHRVYAGGPVQKNSLLVLYRLNEEIEDTHAVLDGVYLGGNMETLERILEVPGEHESFRAYMGYSGWGPGQLESEMESGSWLTMPARPHLVFDEDSQDLWGEVLRSFGDEYTMYAHMPVDPNLN
- a CDS encoding Fe(2+)-trafficking protein, producing the protein MAQIHCRKCDKDADPITDNLFMGKLEEEIKQKVCQTCWNEWAGPGGTKTMVINEYQLNLGDENARQTLKTQMRTFLKLDDATGEFKDYRH
- a CDS encoding Ppx/GppA phosphatase family protein, with the protein product MLLAGIDIGTLTCRLLVAEVNPPGECTVVDADRRILRLGEGVDQRKRLSQAAMDRVVSTLIDWKEKTTKYPLDGVVVVATSAVRESENRKDFLARVTQETGWEVEILTGDEEARRTLLGIRFGLPPAIANFFGLDIGGGSTECILAHSGMAPAVISLDLGVVRLLERVLRLDPPTIQEIHQAEACIDEELAKVSKAFGTFSGIPLVGTAGSVTTLAAMSQGLPRYESARVHNYELTLSSIKGLEQDLTTKTGPQRLAMPGLEPGREYVIVAGTVILRRVMETFGFDRCLVSDFGLREGILVDKAGKLKNLG